The nucleotide sequence GTAGATCTGAAAAGGAATATCAattgtggtacatttggaaagttttgtggaaaatgtggtaaattaaactaaattcccttttaaaaatattcataaccTGTTGACTAGCTTCAATCTCACTGGTTGGGGTATTAGGAATCTTCCAAGATGCCAAAAACGTGattataaacaattaattttatCTTGAAGtcacagatttattttttactctgttGCTGAAATACGCCAGTATAATTTTTGGATCTGAATTGCTCTTCAATGATGGATATTTTGAGACACAAGAGTTTCCAAAAGTTCACTATTTAGTTTGCAGTGATAATTgagtgattttgatttgattctcttGTTTTCCTGAAAGTAACTTATGACTTTTAGTACGACAAGAAAGTGTTGATATATACAATCACATCCATGTAGCTTGTTTGTGAAACAGAACCTGAGGCCCCTCCATTAGGTGTTGTCATTTGTCATTGGCTGCATCTAGTGTAGACGGATACTATATTCGTAtacttccttctttctttttaagtcATCATCAGATGTCTGAGATCAAGCCATGCTCCTGTGTGTCAGGGTTGTTCCCTCATGTTCATGTAGATCCATTTCAATTATTTAGTTCCCATTATTGTAGAACTTAACTATTATACACAgccttttttatttgtcttcttctggTTTCTGTATTCACCCCACGTGGAGTCATTAGCAACTTGCAGTATATTTAATAATCTTAACAGTGATCTGACCTTTTTACTGTAATTTCATCTCACAGAACATTGGAGCTGATGTGAACCAGAAGCTCTTCAGGGGATTTGCAACAACTGTAGCTGTAAGGGAAGGTCATTTCGATGTATTTGAGATTCTACTCAAAGCCGGTGCTTCTCAGCCTGCTTGTGAGGAAGCCCTACTAGGTGCTAGCTGTCACGGACGCTCGAGGTTCGCTGAGCTGCTCATGGGAACTGATCTTATTCGTCCACAAGTCGCTGTGCATGCTCTAGCCACTGCTTGTTGCAGAGGTTTTGTGGACGTCGTAGGAACCTTGCTCAAAGTAAGTTTTCATCTTATGgttttaacatatatatgacCACTTAAAGAGTTGTTCAATAGCATATAACAGAAGACATCTCCATCTTATTGCTTCATTACAGTGCGGAGTAGATGCTAATTCAACGGATaggcttcttcttcaatcttcaaaACCTTCTCTTTACACAAATGTTGACTGTACAGCTCTTGTCGCTGCCATTGTCAATAGGCAAGTCTCTGCTGTCCGCGTTTTACTACAGGTAAGTTTTGGCTctgcaaaatttaaaatttgttccCTGCAAGGAGAGAATATGTTTCTAAGACATCCAAGCTTTTCTTGTAATGATATGCACAGGCTGGTATCAAGACAGATATCATGGTTAGGCTTGGAGCATGGTCATGGGACACTAACACTGGAGAAGAGTTCAGGATTGGAGCTGGAGTGGCTGAGCCTTACCCTTTGACCTGGTGTGCTGTAGAATACTTTGAAACCAGTGGCGACATTTTGCGTTTGTTGCTCAAAGTTCAGTCTCCAGACGCTCCTCACAACGGTCGGACACTTCTCCATCATGCTGTCCTCTGCGGCAACCAGGGAGCAGTCAGAATCCTCCTCAACTGCGGCGCCGATCCAGAGACTCCTATCGAAACTTCACGAGGCATTGGACTCCGGCCGATTCATATTGCTGCACGTGATGGATCAGTGGAGATCACACAACAGCTAGTTAGCTTTGGCTGCGATATAAACTCGAAGAATGATGCTGGGAACACAGCCCTGCTGATCTctacaaaacacaaacattCAGAATGCGTAAAGGTGCTCGCCCTTGCTGGTGCTGATTTCGGTTTAGTGAACAAGATTGGTCATTCTGTTGTTTCGGTTGCTGAGTCAAACAAGTGGTCTCTCGGATTAGAACGAGTACTTCTTGAACTGATACGGTTCGGTGTGGTTCCACATTCAAGCAACGCTTCAGTATTCTCGCCTTTGCTATACGTGGCTAAAGCAGGAGATGCCGAGGCGCTTAAATCTCTTGTAAAAGCAAAAGACATCTTCTTGGACTATCAAGACGAGGAAGGCTTTTCGGCTGCAATGCTAGCTGCCATGAATGGCCACGTAGAAGCGTTCAGAGTCCTAGTCTACACAGGCGCAGACATGAAGCTATATAACAACTCTGGCGACACAGTAGTCTCTCTGTCTGAGAAGAACGGTAACCGTGACGTGATAGAGAAGGTGATGCTCGAGTTTGCTCTTGAGAAGGACAACAGGAACATGGCAGGCGGGTTCTATGCTCTACACTGTGCTGCACGGCGTGGAGACGTCAAGGCGGTGGAGCTTTTGAGTGGAAAGGGATACGATCTGGACATCCCGGATGGAGATGGCTACACTCCACTCATGCTTGCGGCCACAGAAGGCCATGGACATATGTGTGAATTCCTAATGGCCCGTGGTGCAAACTGCCATGCTAGGAACAAGAGAGGGGAAATGCTAATGGACCTCGCGACTGGTGATGCGGAGAAGGTGATACGTAACGAGTTGTCTCGAAGGTTTGTGATAGAAGGAAGCAGTGTGATGAAACACACCAAGGGAGGGAAAGGGAAGAAGCATGGCAAGGAATTGAGAATGTTGGAATCAAGTGGAATACTAAGTTGGGGAAAGTCGCGAAAGAGGAACGTGGTTTGCAAGGAAGTAGAGATCGGGATGAGCCAGCGGTTTAGGAAGAATCGTAAGGGGAAAAGCGATGcaggggaggaagaagaagggatGTTCCGAATAGTGACTACAGAAAACAAGGAGGTTCATTTTGTGTGTGAAGGTGGATTGGTGTGTGCACAGATGTGGGTGAGGGGAATAAGACTTGTGACCAGAGAGACTATTTGTGGGATAAGTCATATTCAGAATTAGACtgttgttttgtatataaataagttttgagaAAGGGAGCTTCATTTTGAAGGTAGCATGCTTCTTCTGATGGGTTGGGGCTGAGGGTGTTTATAGTTGTTGGGTTGGCTTAAGAAGATTTGTTCAAATTATAGGTCTGATATCTGCAGTATATTTTTGTAGTAGCTCAAGTTGCTTATGAATGGAATCTAGTTGATTTGAGATTCTCCAAATTGGTTATTACTCTGGCCAGAGCAGAGACTATTATACAATGCATGtcgaagttcaaaataaaaatataagctATTTAACATTAATTTCATTGgataaaattgtatttatcatTGCAATGTAGTGTCTTTATTTATAagtgaaaacattaaaaaaaaaatgtaatgattttgtaggaatgaattttcaacctaaaaaatattagtaaatttttattaatatttgattttataaataaattttatcacATGTAGTTTTCCAGTgcatacatgcatatataaaacaaatttgaaatatataataaagttgATAGGACATGATGAGGATGTTTGTATatctttatttatgttttattttataaatttgccCATTTAAAATTAGTTCCGACATGAATTAAAATTAGTATGTAAGAAATAACgacatatcaaaaatattttacttatgaaaTAACGACATatcaaaaatatcttaaataaagttgattatttattactagttatattttttaatttttaatattattattaatcttaATTTCTAACTAGGCTATAGATTTAATGTGATGTATATATTgtgtttaatataaaatatttaaattgtattaaaatggATCCCAAACCAGCGTATTTTTCTCTCATCTGAACCAAAAGAGGTTCCGTAATCTCTTGCATTGAACACCCAGCTCTTTACCCCCTTAACTACGACGACAACAGCTCGTTTACTGACGACCGTACGCGTGGCAGGAGGATTATGACCGTTGATAGTTAAAacgcatttttatttttatttttactaggtATTAGCTCAGACAATGCGTGGTTGCATAatggtttttattatatttatgaaattttctttaaataaaatattgttcattttttctattaacaataacacaatcaaagaaagatttttttatatatactaaaatatgAATCTCAAAATTTCTTATAATAATGATGTGCAatttaaaccctacacttttgtcaacatttttggtatggttatttattatacaaaatgttctatataacaaaaattaacaaatactacacataattattacaaaattgataagctgtattaatataaataataatatagaaatttaaacattttcctaaTATAAGTGAATCTATCTTTATCATGTTTTATAGAGGTTAATAATtgatttaaagagtttttcttaatttcattgCAAACATAAGACTGTAGAAtagtaaaattaaatcaaataaaatgatCAAAAGATTTAGTaactacatataaaaatattatctataaaataatcCTCATTTCAATGtttaaagctatatatattaatatttaaccaaaaacattttgtcttgaaagatatataaattagtGGGAGGAATGAATGTAGAATTATtgggtaggagttacatttgagttaaatgtagaATTATACAAGAATTTTTATGtgatttaattagaaataaataagttaattttttttgagttaaaagaaaaagaatacaaGTGGtccaatcaaaatttaaacttacacatgatttggttgtttgttgatataaactcaacagtcacacataataattcaaattcatattattattgaagtgacaaacaaaattagttttcttataaaattatatgaatttcaatctaaagattttttaatttaggaCTGAACTACATGTGTACATGTTACTTTCAATATAACTTTTGTCTTTATATGGCCTCATGAATCATGATCCATCAATAAAGAAATAGACCTAACAGAAGTTGTTCAATAGCATCTAACAGAAGACATCTCTATGTTATTGCTTCATTACAATGCAGAATAGATGCTAATTCAATGGATAGACTATTTCAAATGTTGGCTTTTACATGGATTCAGAGTCTTAGATCCAGTATTGGAATTCAACAAGTGATCAGGACatggatattaaaaaaaaaaacatgaggtACTTGTCTCTTTTAAAAGAACAAGACGTTTTAAAAAAGCATTACAACACACATGAGGTCAACACATTTTGTTTATCAGTCAGTCACCAACTCAACAAGCAATAACAACAGAGACAAATAGAGAAGCTTTGATGTTCTAATCGCTACTGTAACCACCATCATCGTTATCCTTATTCTCATGGTCTCTCACCACTTGTTCTATGAACTGTTTCCGAACTCCAGCCATCACAGCTTCCCTGGAGGAGTCATCGTCTCCTCCTTTGCCATCATTAAGAACCGGCTCTGATTGACACAGTAGTAAGGCTACACCTGAAAAACCAACCAGTTGCAAGTACGTTCAGACATGAGCCTACAACCATTCTGCTCAAAGTATGATACAATCGCAAATGTGGTAGATCATACAGAGGCTAGAGATGAAAAATGACATAATAATGAAACACAAAATGGGCACAGACTGTATCAGAATAAGAAGACTTCAAACTTACTCTCTGGGGTGCACCTACGGCCAAAGCTCTTCAAGCCTACATGAGTTCCTTTAACGGCACCATGGTGGTACACAAGCAAGGTAGGAAGATTACAATCAGGGTAGTTCGGAATACAATCAGTAGATATTATCTTAACGAAACTTTGTTGCTGGGTATCTGCTAGCCAATTCTTCTAGACAACCCAATAGCAAACCACACTCTGCAACACCATCaaagaacaacaagaaacaaacatgACTTAATTGTCTCTCAAGCATGCAACTAGACTGGTTGGTCAATAGGAAACAGCATTCACAAATACATCAAAACATACCTATCTTTGTATAGACATACAACAATAGGAAACCAGTGGCGGCAATTTGCGTTTGTTGCTCAAAGTTCAGTCTCCAGACGCTCCTCACAACGGTCGGACACTTTTCCATCATGCTGTCCTCTGCGGCAACCAGGGAGCAGTCAGAGTCCTCCTCAACTGCGGCGCCGATCCAGAAACCTCTATCAAAACTTCACGAGGCGTTGGACTCCGACCGATTCATATTGCTGCACGTCCTGGATCGGTTTAGTGAACAAGATTGGTCATTCTGTTGTTTCGGTCGCTGAGTCAAACAAGTGGTCTCTCGGATTAGAACGAGTACTTCTTGAACTGATACGGTTCGGTGTGGTTCCACATTCAAGCAACGCTTCAGTATTCTCGCCTTTGCTATACGTGGCTAAAGCAGGAGATGCCGAGGCGCTTAAATCTCTTGTAAAAGCAAAAGACATCTTCTTGGACTATCAAGACGAGGAAGGCTTTTCGGCTGCAATGCTAGCGGCCATGAATGGCCCGTTGAAGCTATACAACAACTCTGGCGACACAGTAGTCTCTCTGTCTGAGAAGAACGGTAACCGTGACGTGATAGAGAAGGTGATGCTCGAGTTTGCTCTTGAGAAGGACAACAGGAACATGGAAGGCGGGCGGGTTCTATGCTCTACACTGTGCTGGACGGCGTGGAGACGTCAAAGCGGTGGAGCTTTTGAGTGGAAAGGGATACGATCTGGACATCCCGGATGGAGACGGCTACACTCCACTCACTCATGCTTGCGGCCATCGAAGGCCATGGACATATGTGTGAATTCCTAATGACACAGCTCTGAATTTTCCTGATCAAAACAAACCACAAAGCAACACACCAATGTCCTGAACAATTGAACCTGTGCCTGTTCCGAATAGACCATCAAGCAACACACCAATGCCCTGAATTTTTAACAAGAAACACCCTTTTCCTAAATATAATCAAGAATAAGGATCACACATTGTACCGTTGCTATAGTCACATCCtaacgaagaaaaagaagaagagaattttaCCTTCCTCGTCAACCTCCTAGAACATTAGAGGCATAGAATCCAAGGAATAAGTTATAAGACACATGACAACTATGAGAATACGTTATAAGAACACATATTAGTATAGAATACAAATTAGTATTCTATAATCCAAGGAATAAGTTATAAGCCTTGCCTCgtgaagtaagaaaaaaaatcttatgaaacaCCTGAAATTTGGGAATATCTTATGAGGAAAGTGGGAACTagaaaagcaacaaaatatTCATTGTAAGTAGCATTTAAGAACAATATCAACCATCACAACAAATAAT is from Camelina sativa cultivar DH55 chromosome 20, Cs, whole genome shotgun sequence and encodes:
- the LOC104769657 gene encoding ankyrin-3-like codes for the protein MTVFSGKQVVPVDYEAEVSQRLLDAILDGDFKTASDCVSDPLLDVNFVGAVSLKTRRSEVLLRDESPSEVRVEYEEFKTDVTALFLAVNFGNVALVKKLLNIGADVNQKLFRGFATTVAVREGHFDVFEILLKAGASQPACEEALLGASCHGRSRFAELLMGTDLIRPQVAVHALATACCRGFVDVVGTLLKCGVDANSTDRLLLQSSKPSLYTNVDCTALVAAIVNRQVSAVRVLLQAGIKTDIMVRLGAWSWDTNTGEEFRIGAGVAEPYPLTWCAVEYFETSGDILRLLLKVQSPDAPHNGRTLLHHAVLCGNQGAVRILLNCGADPETPIETSRGIGLRPIHIAARDGSVEITQQLVSFGCDINSKNDAGNTALLISTKHKHSECVKVLALAGADFGLVNKIGHSVVSVAESNKWSLGLERVLLELIRFGVVPHSSNASVFSPLLYVAKAGDAEALKSLVKAKDIFLDYQDEEGFSAAMLAAMNGHVEAFRVLVYTGADMKLYNNSGDTVVSLSEKNGNRDVIEKVMLEFALEKDNRNMAGGFYALHCAARRGDVKAVELLSGKGYDLDIPDGDGYTPLMLAATEGHGHMCEFLMARGANCHARNKRGEMLMDLATGDAEKVIRNELSRRFVIEGSSVMKHTKGGKGKKHGKELRMLESSGILSWGKSRKRNVVCKEVEIGMSQRFRKNRKGKSDAGEEEEGMFRIVTTENKEVHFVCEGGLVCAQMWVRGIRLVTRETICGISHIQN